A single Cellulomonas sp. SLBN-39 DNA region contains:
- a CDS encoding sugar ABC transporter substrate-binding protein, which yields MKRTRLAAGALCVAMAGALTLTACSGDSGDDGTKTLTFMFRGGPDEKAAYEAAIDRYTEATGVEVEMIVTDADQYATKLQAAVAGNNVPDVFYIEQATLQSYVSSGILMDITDEVAESGVDLDNIWQYGVDSYRFDGTVQGTPDGALYGLPKDVGPFSFGYNKTMLEEAGIALPDPDEPLTWEEFVEICKTLTTDTDGDGAVDQWGTGLNVQWNLQSMVWSNGGDWTNADHTQVTVDTPEFAEALQKFADLTNVDQVTPSASDAATLDTYQRWMAGEIGFFPVGPWDVSVYNDLDFEYDLIPWPTVGDAGSATWLGSLGIGVSAMTEHPQEAVNLVTYLSADAEAQQTLVDANIQIPNLIDVAEEWAAAEDAEPANRQEFLDIAQDYGRAMPAAFTYGAEWYDELWTNIQPVLDGEQTAEDYLAETQPKMQALLDESLANAEMAAGG from the coding sequence ATGAAGAGGACCAGGCTCGCCGCCGGCGCGCTGTGCGTGGCGATGGCCGGTGCACTCACCCTGACCGCGTGCAGCGGCGACAGCGGTGACGACGGCACGAAGACGCTCACGTTCATGTTCCGCGGCGGACCGGACGAGAAGGCCGCCTACGAGGCGGCCATCGACCGGTACACCGAGGCGACGGGCGTCGAGGTGGAGATGATCGTCACCGACGCCGACCAGTACGCCACGAAGCTGCAGGCCGCCGTGGCCGGCAACAACGTGCCCGACGTGTTCTACATCGAGCAGGCCACGCTCCAGTCGTACGTGTCGTCCGGCATCCTCATGGACATCACCGACGAGGTGGCCGAGTCGGGTGTGGACCTCGACAACATCTGGCAGTACGGCGTCGACTCGTACCGCTTCGACGGCACGGTCCAGGGCACGCCCGACGGCGCCCTGTACGGCCTGCCCAAGGACGTCGGTCCGTTCTCCTTCGGGTACAACAAGACGATGCTCGAGGAGGCAGGGATCGCGCTGCCCGACCCCGACGAGCCGCTGACGTGGGAGGAGTTCGTCGAGATCTGCAAGACCCTCACGACGGACACCGACGGCGACGGCGCGGTCGACCAGTGGGGCACCGGCCTCAACGTGCAGTGGAACCTGCAGTCGATGGTCTGGAGCAACGGCGGCGACTGGACCAACGCCGACCACACCCAGGTCACCGTCGACACCCCGGAGTTCGCCGAGGCGCTGCAGAAGTTCGCCGACCTCACCAACGTCGACCAGGTCACGCCGTCGGCCTCCGACGCGGCCACGCTCGACACGTACCAGCGCTGGATGGCGGGCGAGATCGGGTTCTTCCCGGTCGGCCCCTGGGACGTCAGCGTCTACAACGACCTCGACTTCGAGTACGACCTCATCCCCTGGCCCACCGTCGGCGACGCCGGCTCGGCCACGTGGCTCGGCTCGCTGGGCATCGGCGTCTCCGCCATGACCGAGCACCCGCAGGAGGCCGTGAACCTGGTGACGTACCTGTCGGCCGACGCGGAGGCGCAGCAGACGCTGGTCGACGCGAACATCCAGATCCCCAACCTGATCGACGTCGCCGAGGAGTGGGCCGCCGCGGAGGACGCCGAGCCGGCGAACCGCCAGGAGTTCCTCGACATCGCGCAGGACTACGGCCGGGCCATGCCCGCCGCGTTCACCTACGGCGCCGAGTGGTACGACGAGCTCTGGACCAACATCCAGCCGGTCCTCGACGGTGAGCAGACCGCCGAGGACTACCTCGCCGAGACGCAGCCGAAGATGCAGGCGCTGCTCGACGAGTCGCTCGCCAACGCCGAGATGGCCGCAGGCGGCTGA
- a CDS encoding alpha-galactosidase produces MLAATPPMGWNSWDCYGTTVTEAEVLANARFMAEHLLPHGWDTVVVDIDWSDPAPRTHGYNDDAPLVLDASGRPQPAPDRFPSAADGHGFTALAAQVHALGLRFGVHVLRGIPRRAVAADLPVEGTAWTARDAADPTSPCAWNPHNVGLDHDHPAGQAYLDGLVAMLAGWGVDYVKVDDILAPLHVDALVGWSTAIARSGRPMVLSLSPGTHVSTHEVGLLREHATMWRVCDDLWDRWEDVHASFARLARWAPLQRPGGWADADMLPLGRIGIRAERGEDRHSRLTPDEQRTLLTLWVMARSPLMMGGDLPTSNPATIALLTTPAVGHVLRTGTDGREVLREPAPDADGELVVWSARSDVDATRYLAVFWTGEEPRSAQVALALPLGSVDAAAGTWRARDLWTGQPLDPPRTPPGRPTPVLDLDVPAHGVRWVALTPA; encoded by the coding sequence ATGCTCGCCGCCACACCGCCCATGGGGTGGAACAGCTGGGACTGCTACGGCACGACCGTCACCGAGGCCGAGGTGCTCGCCAACGCCCGGTTCATGGCCGAGCACCTCCTGCCGCACGGCTGGGACACCGTGGTCGTCGACATCGACTGGTCCGACCCCGCGCCGCGCACCCACGGCTACAACGACGACGCGCCCCTGGTGCTCGACGCCTCCGGTCGGCCGCAGCCCGCGCCCGACCGCTTCCCGTCCGCCGCCGACGGGCACGGGTTCACCGCGCTCGCGGCGCAGGTGCACGCCCTCGGCCTGCGGTTCGGCGTGCACGTGCTGCGGGGGATCCCGCGCCGGGCGGTCGCCGCCGACCTGCCCGTCGAGGGCACCGCCTGGACCGCCCGCGACGCCGCCGACCCGACGTCGCCGTGCGCGTGGAACCCCCACAACGTCGGCCTCGACCACGACCACCCGGCCGGTCAGGCGTACCTCGACGGTCTCGTCGCGATGCTCGCGGGCTGGGGCGTCGACTACGTCAAGGTCGACGACATCCTCGCGCCGCTGCACGTCGACGCCCTCGTCGGCTGGTCCACGGCGATCGCCCGCTCGGGCCGGCCCATGGTGCTGTCCCTGTCGCCGGGCACGCACGTCTCGACGCACGAGGTCGGCCTGCTGCGCGAGCACGCCACGATGTGGCGGGTCTGCGACGACCTGTGGGACCGCTGGGAGGACGTGCACGCGAGCTTCGCCCGGCTGGCCCGGTGGGCGCCCCTGCAGCGTCCGGGCGGCTGGGCCGACGCCGACATGCTCCCGCTCGGACGGATCGGCATCCGCGCCGAGCGCGGCGAGGACCGGCACAGCCGGCTCACGCCCGACGAGCAGCGCACGCTGCTCACGCTGTGGGTGATGGCCCGCTCGCCGCTCATGATGGGCGGCGACCTGCCCACCAGCAACCCGGCGACGATCGCGCTGCTCACCACCCCCGCGGTCGGGCACGTGCTGCGCACCGGCACCGACGGGCGCGAGGTCCTGCGCGAGCCCGCCCCCGACGCGGACGGCGAGCTCGTGGTCTGGTCCGCGCGCAGCGACGTCGACGCCACCCGCTACCTCGCCGTGTTCTGGACCGGCGAGGAGCCCCGGTCCGCGCAGGTGGCGCTCGCGCTGCCGCTCGGCTCGGTGGACGCCGCCGCCGGCACCTGGCGCGCGCGCGACCTGTGGACCGGGCAGCCGCTCGACCCGCCGCGCACCCCGCCCGGGCGCCCGACGCCGGTGCTCGACCTCGACGTCCCCGCGCACGGCGTGCGCTGGGTCGCGCTGACGCCCGCATGA
- a CDS encoding arabinan endo-1,5-alpha-L-arabinosidase: MSAADVTSDDASADAARVPARARRAPRRLVPAVVAALVAVALAVTGVVLLRPDPAPAATALELEGDLRTHDPALVVGDPGEPWYVFSTGDVRVGLGAPQVRRSTDEGRTWEEFGTVWDAASRPAWVYEQVPGVENFWAPEVVEHDGTWYLYYAASTFGSNRSLIGLMTSPTLDPDDPAYGWQDQGQVVASVPGEDAFNAIDAGVVEDADGTPWMAFGSFWGGIQLVELTWPSGLLADPDAEPVQIASRIGAPNAIEAPYLVHRDGWYYLFFSRDSCCQGTESTYSMAVGRSREVTGPYVDHEGAELTADGGLSLLATTGDMVGPGGQSYSRGYLAFHYYDAAEGGDFRLAIRELAWDEDGWPVATTREEQEAAR; this comes from the coding sequence ATGAGCGCCGCCGACGTCACGTCGGACGACGCGTCCGCCGACGCGGCCCGGGTGCCGGCCCGCGCGCGGCGCGCCCCCCGCCGCCTCGTCCCCGCGGTCGTCGCGGCCCTCGTCGCCGTCGCGCTCGCCGTGACCGGCGTGGTCCTCCTGCGTCCCGACCCCGCGCCGGCGGCGACGGCGCTCGAGCTCGAGGGCGACCTGCGCACGCACGACCCTGCGCTCGTCGTGGGCGACCCCGGCGAGCCCTGGTACGTCTTCTCCACCGGGGACGTGCGGGTGGGGCTCGGCGCCCCGCAGGTGCGCCGGTCGACGGACGAGGGCCGCACCTGGGAGGAGTTCGGCACCGTGTGGGACGCCGCGTCCCGCCCCGCGTGGGTCTACGAGCAGGTGCCCGGCGTCGAGAACTTCTGGGCGCCCGAGGTCGTCGAGCACGACGGCACCTGGTACCTGTACTACGCGGCGTCCACGTTCGGGTCGAACCGCTCGCTCATCGGCCTGATGACCAGCCCCACGCTCGACCCCGACGACCCCGCGTACGGCTGGCAGGACCAGGGGCAGGTCGTCGCGTCCGTCCCGGGCGAGGACGCGTTCAACGCGATCGACGCCGGCGTGGTCGAGGACGCCGACGGGACGCCCTGGATGGCGTTCGGGTCGTTCTGGGGCGGGATCCAGCTCGTCGAGCTCACCTGGCCGTCGGGCCTGCTCGCCGACCCCGACGCCGAGCCCGTGCAGATCGCCAGCCGGATCGGGGCGCCCAACGCGATCGAGGCGCCGTACCTCGTGCACCGCGACGGGTGGTACTACCTGTTCTTCTCCCGCGACTCCTGCTGCCAGGGGACGGAGTCGACGTACAGCATGGCCGTCGGGCGCTCGCGGGAGGTCACCGGGCCGTACGTCGACCACGAGGGGGCCGAGCTCACCGCCGACGGCGGCCTGTCCCTTCTGGCCACGACGGGCGACATGGTCGGGCCCGGCGGGCAGTCGTACTCGCGCGGTTACCTCGCGTTCCACTACTACGACGCGGCCGAGGGGGGCGACTTCCGCCTCGCGATCCGTGAGCTCGCGTGGGACGAGGACGGCTGGCCCGTCGCCACGACGCGCGAGGAGCAGGAGGCCGCGCGCTGA
- a CDS encoding HAD family phosphatase has product MAAFFDVDNTIIRGASSFHLAVGLYRRGFFRKRDLVVFAWQQARYLAFGENRQQIDEVRSRALEIMRGHSVAEVTAIAEDVYDEVLSLRIFPGTRELLDAHLAAGHAVWLVTATPMEIGTLIARRLGTTGALGTLAEHDEGFYTGRLVGDLLHGEAKAAAVRALAQREGYDLARCHAYGDSTNDVAILSTVGHPCAINPDRRLRRHAAEVGWPVREFRSRRRHARQGVNAASLAGLAWVAAVVARSVRRRLRGD; this is encoded by the coding sequence GTGGCCGCCTTCTTCGACGTCGACAACACGATCATCCGCGGCGCGTCCTCGTTCCACCTCGCGGTCGGGCTGTACCGGCGGGGCTTCTTCCGCAAGCGCGACCTGGTCGTGTTCGCGTGGCAGCAGGCCCGGTACCTCGCGTTCGGGGAGAACCGGCAGCAGATCGACGAGGTCCGCTCCCGGGCGCTGGAGATCATGCGGGGGCACTCCGTCGCCGAGGTCACGGCGATCGCGGAGGACGTGTACGACGAGGTGCTGAGCCTGCGGATCTTCCCGGGCACGCGCGAGCTGCTGGACGCCCACCTCGCCGCGGGGCACGCGGTCTGGCTGGTCACCGCGACGCCGATGGAGATCGGCACGCTGATCGCCCGCCGCCTGGGCACCACCGGCGCGCTGGGGACGCTGGCCGAGCACGACGAGGGCTTCTACACCGGCCGCCTCGTCGGCGACCTCCTGCACGGCGAGGCGAAGGCGGCCGCGGTGCGGGCCCTGGCGCAGCGCGAGGGGTACGACCTGGCGCGGTGCCACGCGTACGGGGACTCGACGAACGACGTCGCGATCCTGTCGACCGTGGGCCACCCGTGCGCGATCAACCCGGACCGGCGGCTGCGCCGGCACGCGGCGGAGGTCGGGTGGCCGGTGCGGGAGTTCCGCTCGCGGCGCCGGCACGCACGCCAGGGGGTGAACGCCGCGAGCCTCGCGGGCCTGGCGTGGGTCGCGGCGGTCGTGGCGCGGTCGGTGCGGCGGCGCCTGCGCGGCGACTGA
- a CDS encoding glutaredoxin family protein, with protein sequence MIEDGTAPRVVLYGRAGCHLCDEARAVVVRACARAGARWAEVDVDAPDPAGRDLRALMGELVPVVEVDGVRQGYWQIDEERVVRALVRGVRTS encoded by the coding sequence GTGATCGAGGACGGGACCGCACCCCGGGTCGTGCTGTACGGCCGCGCCGGCTGCCACCTGTGCGACGAGGCGCGTGCCGTGGTGGTCCGCGCCTGCGCCCGGGCGGGGGCGAGGTGGGCCGAGGTCGACGTCGACGCCCCGGACCCCGCCGGGCGGGACCTGCGGGCGCTGATGGGCGAGCTCGTCCCCGTGGTCGAGGTCGACGGCGTGCGGCAGGGGTACTGGCAGATCGACGAGGAACGGGTCGTCCGGGCCCTCGTGCGGGGCGTGCGCACGTCCTAG
- a CDS encoding redox-sensing transcriptional repressor Rex, whose protein sequence is MEREPTVPQRRAVPPATVARLPGYLRALEALAAGGSTLTSSDGLAAQAGVSPAQLRKDLSFLGSYGRRGVGYDVAHLREQVAVALGLSSERRVVLVGVGNLGHALAGYAGFAARGFALVALVDADPGVVGTVVAGLPVHPVADLARVVASSGATIAVLATPAAVAQEVCDTLVDAGVVGVLNFAPCALRVPPHVDVRAVDLASELQILAFHDRRRSADGA, encoded by the coding sequence GTGGAACGGGAGCCGACGGTGCCGCAGCGACGGGCGGTGCCGCCCGCGACGGTGGCGCGGCTGCCCGGGTACCTGCGGGCCCTCGAGGCGCTCGCCGCCGGCGGGTCCACCCTGACGTCCTCGGACGGCCTGGCCGCGCAGGCCGGCGTCTCGCCCGCCCAGCTGCGCAAGGACCTGTCGTTCCTCGGCTCGTACGGTCGGCGCGGCGTCGGCTACGACGTGGCGCACCTGCGCGAGCAGGTCGCCGTCGCGCTGGGGCTGAGCAGCGAGCGCCGCGTCGTGCTCGTCGGGGTCGGCAACCTCGGGCACGCGCTCGCGGGGTATGCGGGCTTCGCCGCGCGCGGGTTCGCGCTGGTGGCCCTGGTCGACGCGGACCCGGGCGTCGTCGGGACGGTCGTCGCGGGGCTGCCGGTGCACCCGGTGGCCGACCTCGCGCGCGTGGTGGCCTCGTCGGGGGCGACGATCGCGGTGCTCGCGACACCGGCCGCCGTCGCGCAGGAGGTGTGCGACACGCTCGTCGACGCCGGCGTCGTCGGGGTGCTGAACTTCGCGCCGTGCGCGCTGCGGGTGCCGCCGCACGTCGACGTGCGTGCGGTGGACCTGGCGTCGGAGCTGCAGATCCTGGCGTTCCACGACCGGCGGCGCTCCGCGGACGGCGCATGA
- a CDS encoding YceI family protein: protein MSTTTLPAGLVPGTWAIDASHSEASFTVRHAGISKVRGTVTITDGTLTVGEDLSTTSVTATLDPASISTGDANRDGHLKSADFFDVEQFGAWSFTSTAVRPDGDAYVIVGDLTIHGVTKSVELETVFNGTAVDPFGNTRAGFEATLTISRKEFGLTWNAALEAGGVLVADKVRIDLDVSAIKQA, encoded by the coding sequence ATGAGCACCACGACCCTGCCCGCCGGCCTCGTCCCCGGTACGTGGGCCATCGACGCGTCGCACTCCGAGGCGTCGTTCACGGTCCGGCACGCCGGCATCTCGAAGGTCCGCGGCACCGTCACCATCACCGACGGCACGCTGACGGTCGGCGAGGACCTGTCGACCACCTCGGTGACGGCCACGCTCGACCCGGCCAGCATCTCCACCGGCGACGCCAACCGCGACGGCCACCTCAAGTCGGCCGACTTCTTCGACGTCGAGCAGTTCGGCGCCTGGTCGTTCACCTCGACCGCGGTGCGCCCCGACGGCGACGCGTACGTCATCGTCGGCGACCTGACGATCCACGGCGTCACGAAGTCCGTCGAGCTCGAGACGGTGTTCAACGGCACCGCCGTCGACCCGTTCGGCAACACGCGTGCCGGCTTCGAGGCCACGCTGACCATCTCCCGCAAGGAGTTCGGCCTCACCTGGAACGCGGCCCTCGAGGCCGGCGGCGTCCTCGTGGCCGACAAGGTCCGCATCGACCTCGACGTCTCGGCGATCAAGCAGGCCTGA
- a CDS encoding MarR family winged helix-turn-helix transcriptional regulator, whose product MTTSTPATEPAAAAPRDAAPHDEQPVRWLTEDQQRDWRAFRDGTALLLDALGRELDEQSGLSLGEYELLVRLSEAPDRTLRMSDLAGDLAHSRSRLTHTVARMERAGLVRRERATCDARGVNCVMTEQGWATLVAAAPGHVRSVRAHLVDALDADQLAALGAAMQTVVAHLRSPACDAARAADDDAAEAAGGSAA is encoded by the coding sequence GTGACGACGAGCACGCCGGCGACCGAGCCGGCAGCAGCAGCACCGCGCGACGCGGCGCCCCACGACGAGCAGCCCGTGCGCTGGCTGACCGAGGACCAGCAGCGCGACTGGCGCGCCTTCCGCGACGGCACCGCGCTCCTCCTCGACGCCCTCGGGCGGGAGCTCGACGAGCAGTCCGGCCTCTCGCTGGGGGAGTACGAGCTCCTCGTCCGTCTCTCCGAGGCGCCCGACCGCACCCTGCGGATGTCCGACCTCGCGGGCGACCTCGCCCACTCCCGCAGCCGCCTCACCCACACCGTCGCCCGCATGGAGCGCGCCGGGCTGGTCCGCCGCGAGCGCGCCACCTGCGACGCGCGCGGCGTCAACTGCGTGATGACCGAGCAGGGCTGGGCCACCCTCGTCGCGGCAGCACCGGGCCACGTCCGCTCGGTGCGCGCCCACCTGGTCGACGCCCTCGACGCCGACCAGCTCGCCGCCCTGGGCGCCGCCATGCAGACCGTGGTCGCCCACCTGCGCTCGCCCGCGTGCGACGCGGCCCGCGCCGCGGACGACGACGCCGCCGAGGCCGCGGGCGGCAGCGCGGCCTGA
- a CDS encoding histidine phosphatase family protein, with protein MVATTVHLLRHGEVHNPEGLLYGRLPGYRLSERGQAMAELVARTLAGEEGAPRRDVVAVVASPLQRAQETAAPIARAFGVEITTDERIIEAENHFQGMTFGVGDGSLRHPEHWPHLRNPFRPSWGEAYTAQVERVLAAVDAARAAALGHEVVLVSHQLPIWVTRLALEGRRLWHDPRRRQCSLASLTSLRYDGDRLVGVGYSEPAAALLPGASPVPGA; from the coding sequence ATGGTCGCCACCACGGTCCACCTGCTGCGTCACGGCGAGGTCCACAACCCCGAGGGTCTGCTCTACGGCCGACTCCCCGGGTACCGGCTGTCCGAACGGGGGCAGGCCATGGCCGAGCTCGTCGCCCGCACCCTCGCGGGCGAGGAGGGCGCGCCCCGCCGGGACGTCGTCGCCGTGGTCGCCTCGCCGCTGCAGCGCGCGCAGGAGACCGCTGCGCCGATCGCCCGGGCCTTCGGCGTGGAGATCACCACCGACGAGCGCATCATCGAGGCCGAGAACCACTTCCAGGGCATGACGTTCGGCGTCGGCGACGGCTCGCTGCGCCACCCCGAGCACTGGCCGCACCTGCGCAACCCGTTCCGGCCCTCCTGGGGCGAGGCGTACACGGCGCAGGTCGAGCGCGTGCTCGCCGCCGTCGACGCCGCCCGGGCCGCCGCCCTCGGCCACGAGGTCGTCCTGGTCTCCCACCAGCTGCCGATCTGGGTGACCCGGCTCGCGCTCGAGGGCCGCCGCCTGTGGCACGACCCCCGCCGCCGGCAGTGCTCGCTCGCGTCGCTGACCTCGTTGCGCTACGACGGCGACCGGCTCGTCGGCGTCGGCTACTCCGAGCCCGCCGCGGCCCTGCTGCCCGGCGCGTCGCCGGTGCCGGGGGCCTGA
- a CDS encoding TlpA family protein disulfide reductase, with protein sequence MTVARRPARAAALALAAVLVLGACSTDDGGADDVVDQGYESGDGSTTTWSVDERTDPVALAGTDYEGLDHDLADARGDVVLLNTWYAACPPCRAEAPDLVEIAEDYADDGLQVLGINSRDAAGAAQAFQREFAVPYPSLDDSDGSAVAALQGVVPVSAVPTTILLDREGRVAARVLGLADASTLRALVDDLLAEGAPADDAPAGVAPTGDDA encoded by the coding sequence CTGACCGTGGCCCGACGTCCCGCCCGCGCCGCCGCCCTCGCCCTGGCGGCCGTGCTCGTGCTGGGCGCGTGCTCGACCGACGACGGGGGGGCCGACGACGTCGTCGACCAGGGCTACGAGTCCGGCGACGGCTCGACCACCACGTGGTCCGTCGACGAGCGCACGGACCCCGTCGCCCTGGCCGGGACCGACTACGAGGGGCTCGACCACGACCTCGCGGACGCCCGCGGCGACGTCGTGCTGCTCAACACCTGGTACGCGGCCTGCCCCCCGTGCCGCGCCGAGGCGCCCGACCTCGTCGAGATCGCCGAGGACTACGCCGACGACGGGCTCCAGGTGCTCGGCATCAACAGCCGCGACGCCGCCGGCGCCGCGCAGGCGTTCCAGCGCGAGTTCGCCGTGCCCTACCCGAGCCTCGACGACTCCGACGGCAGCGCCGTCGCCGCGCTCCAGGGCGTCGTGCCCGTCAGCGCCGTGCCGACCACGATCCTGCTCGACCGCGAGGGCCGCGTGGCCGCCCGCGTGCTGGGGCTCGCCGACGCCTCGACGCTGCGCGCGCTCGTCGACGACCTGCTCGCCGAGGGCGCGCCGGCCGACGACGCCCCGGCAGGCGTCGCGCCGACCGGGGACGACGCGTGA
- a CDS encoding cytochrome c biogenesis CcdA family protein, translating to MILAADLAPTVVGGSLLLAVPVAVLAGLVSFASPCVLPLVPGYLGLLGGTLGGASGPRTVLGLPDATGVVRLDPRRAGAATVGGTAAATGAPPAPGPDAVAGDAVPLPHAAPAPRAAGRGRTLAGVGLFVAGFTVVFVAYGALAGSLGAALWQWQDTVGRVLGVLVVLLGLTFVGAFRFLQVDVRPHVAPRAGLWGAPVLGVAFGIGWTPCIGPTLAAILTLSLTGGSAGRGALLAVAFCVGLGLPFLLVALGLTGSRRALAVLSRHRVAVMRVGGAMLVVLGLALVTGVWTTWAAWLQGLLTGSEPFVPVL from the coding sequence GTGATCCTCGCCGCCGACCTCGCACCGACGGTCGTCGGCGGCTCCCTCCTGCTCGCCGTCCCCGTCGCGGTGCTCGCCGGCCTGGTCTCGTTCGCGTCCCCCTGCGTGCTGCCCCTCGTGCCGGGGTACCTCGGGCTGCTCGGCGGGACGCTGGGCGGCGCGTCCGGCCCGCGCACCGTCCTCGGGCTGCCCGACGCCACCGGCGTCGTGCGCCTGGACCCCCGCCGGGCGGGAGCCGCCACGGTCGGCGGGACCGCGGCGGCGACGGGAGCCCCCCCGGCCCCCGGCCCCGACGCGGTCGCGGGCGACGCCGTCCCGCTGCCGCACGCGGCCCCGGCGCCCCGGGCCGCCGGTCGTGGCCGCACGCTCGCCGGGGTCGGGCTGTTCGTCGCCGGGTTCACCGTCGTGTTCGTCGCCTACGGCGCGCTCGCCGGCTCGCTCGGCGCGGCGCTGTGGCAGTGGCAGGACACGGTCGGGCGGGTGCTCGGCGTGCTCGTCGTGCTGCTCGGCCTGACGTTCGTCGGCGCGTTCCGGTTCCTGCAGGTCGACGTGCGCCCGCACGTCGCGCCCCGGGCCGGCCTGTGGGGCGCGCCCGTCCTCGGGGTCGCGTTCGGCATCGGCTGGACGCCCTGCATCGGCCCCACGCTCGCCGCGATCCTCACCCTCTCGTTGACCGGCGGGTCGGCCGGCCGGGGAGCCCTGCTGGCCGTGGCGTTCTGCGTCGGGCTCGGGCTGCCGTTCCTGCTCGTCGCGCTCGGCCTGACCGGGTCGCGCCGGGCGCTGGCGGTGCTCAGCCGGCACCGCGTCGCCGTCATGCGGGTCGGCGGGGCGATGCTCGTCGTGCTCGGCCTCGCGCTCGTCACCGGCGTCTGGACCACGTGGGCCGCCTGGCTGCAGGGGCTGCTCACGGGGTCCGAGCCCTTCGTCCCCGTCCTGTGA